Proteins encoded together in one Papaver somniferum cultivar HN1 unplaced genomic scaffold, ASM357369v1 unplaced-scaffold_21, whole genome shotgun sequence window:
- the LOC113339860 gene encoding probable WRKY transcription factor 41, which yields MEKHSTIISWEKKTFIINELTHAKDHLKQLDMHLDPSAITNGKLLITKILSSVESSLFMLSGIKPEGRSDQPQMAPITLTPITQNESPPCSVTGSPRSDYDSDLMADYSKKRKTLPRWTEKVRVCEQMGLEGPPDDGYSWRKYGQKDILNANYPRGYYRCTHRNVQGCSAMKQVQRLDEDPSTFNITYRGRHTCIQASHLIPGQQHKKHDQKQNKSKEAPINYQTSCHVKAENFGTTQEVVFRTSSFSFPSASTPIPCMEKENNNNNIFCSLTPDNHFMGSLFASQFFSPTASESNNLSTYGHTLQTSEYDVNELISAATLDMCSPFQDLDLDIPMEPIRSGSHYPIDISSYFG from the exons ATGGAGAAACATAGTACCATCATATCTTGGGAGAAGAAAACTTTCATAATCAATGAGCTAACCCATGCAAAAGATCACCTGAAACAACTAGATATGCATCTTGATCCATCTGCTATTACAAATGGGAAGCTACTGATAACCAAAATCTTATCTTCTGTTGAAAGTTCTCTTTTCATGCTGAGTGGAATCAAGCCAGAAGGTAGAAGCGATCAACCTCAAATGGCACCAATTACTCTGACACCAATCACTCAGAATGAGTCGCCACCATGTTCCGTTACCGGAAGCCCACGTAGTGACTACGACTCCGATCTCATGGCCGACTACTCCAAAAAGAG AAAAACTCTACCAAGATGGACGGAAAAAGTACGTGTCTGCGAACAGATGGGACTCGAAGGACCTCCGGATGACGGATACAGTTGGCGAAAGTACGGACAGAAAGACATTCTTAATGCAAACTATCCAAG GGGGTATTACAGATGCACACATAGAAATGTTCAAGGATGTTCAgcaatgaaacaagttcaacgaCTCGACGAAGACCCATCAACGTTTAACATTACATACCGAGGAAGACACACTTGTATTCAAGCTTCACATCTAATACCAGGGCAACAACACAAGAAACatgatcaaaaacaaaataaatcgaAAGAAGCACCCATTAATTATCAAACAAGTTGTCATGTTAAAGCAGAAAATTTCGGTACGACACAAGAAGTAGTATTCAGAACATCTTCATTCTCATTTCCTTCTGCTTCAACACCCATTCCATGTATggagaaagaaaacaacaacaacaacattttcTGCTCATTGACACCTGATAATCACTTCATGGGTAGTCTTTTTGCCTCTCAGTTCTTTTCTCCAACAGCTTCAGAATCCAATAACTTATCTACTTACGGTCATACTCTACAAACATCAGAATATGATGTTAATGAGCTCATTTCAGCTGCAACTTTAGATATGTGTTCTCCATTTCAAGATTTAGACTTGGATATCCCTATGGAACCTATACGATCTGGTTCACATTACCcgattgatatttcgagctattTCGGTTGA